In a single window of the Antedon mediterranea chromosome 1, ecAntMedi1.1, whole genome shotgun sequence genome:
- the LOC140062211 gene encoding uncharacterized protein, with translation MNTTMDFSEQWIWDLEEPELFSSLPLLDQKAHTDIHNAVEDSDLINSTGSLLDQLENATFSTDKELFPDWMSEKMSLNFLEDIQELSNVDSDEPLPVSSLLPLENALEEEENAVDDEKSELTDLEILNQLVAYSANIQPVEGGSTVVEDSMTVDQEFWDALSATSGLPSPASSDDASLSPQSPVSSEDTDDVFVLRSPVVDTLTVIPTVTVDPLPSVDTKLVKTSPKSKARSVLKTAHGTVKPSRRERKKDQNKQAATRYREKKRTETMAIRSEVEELENRNTELKDTVESMTKEIKYLKDLLQEVLTVKGQLKEMGHSKA, from the exons atGAATACGACTATGGATTTCAGCGAGCAATGGATCTGGGATCTGGAGGAGCCCGAGCTCTTCTCTTCCCTCCCACTCCTTGATCAAAAGGCTCATACAGACATCCACAATGCTGTGGAAGATTCTGATCTGATCAATTCAACAGGAAGCCTCTTGGATCAACTGGAAAATGCTACATTTTCTACAG ATAAAGAGTTGTTTCCCGATTGGATGTCTGAAAAAATGAGCCTAAATTTCTTAGAAGATATTCAGGAGCTGTCTAACGTAGATTCAGATGAGCCACTTCCGGTTTCAAGCTTGCTTCCTCTGGAAAACGCCCTAGAGGAAGAAGAAAATGCAGTAGATGATGAGAAATCGGAACTTACAGATCTCGAAATTCTTAACCAACTGGTTGCTTATTCAGCCAACATCCAACCTGTTGAAGGAGGCAGCACAGTAGTGGAGGATTCAATGACTGTCGATCAGGAATTTTGGGATGCTCTGAGTGCGACATCTGGCCTACCCAGCCCTGCTTCATCTGATGATGCGTCATTATCCCCACAATCTCCTGTATCCTCCGAAGACACtgatgatgtttttgtgttaagaTCCCCTGTAGTTGACACTTTGACTGTAATACCAACTGTAACTGTAGATCCCCTTCCATCCGTAGACACTAAATTAGTCaaaacatctccaaaatcaaaAGCTAGGTCAGTCCTTAAGACTGCGCATGGCACCGTTAAACCTTCCAGAAGAGAACGAAAAAAGGACCAGAACAAACAGGCGGCCACTCGTTACCGTGAAAAGAAGCGAACTGAGACAATGGCCATCAGAAGCGAGGTCGAGGAGTTAGAAAATCGCAATACAGAGTTAAAAGACACCGTAGAATCGATgacaaaagaaattaaatatttgaaagatTTATTACAAGAGGTTTTAACAGTAAAGGGTCAGTTAAAGGAGATGGGACATTCAAAGGCTTAA
- the LOC140062220 gene encoding sodium-independent sulfate anion transporter-like — METKIKAQTKIKKSVNSYCSKERWKHRFPIITWLPRYQKDWIISDIIAGLTVGLTVLPQGLAYANIAKLPIQHGLYAAALGGFIYCILGMSRDISIGPTAIMSLLVSGYGVALADDPETNDPTYAILLAFFCGLIQFVMGVFHLGFVTNFISTVVISGFTSAAAITIGFGQLKNIFGVKMASESFFHDVKELVKVIPDIRKWDTILGICCILVLAVLRCCKQYSDRQTKHLQDTIMPTRKKVVLKIMWLIGTARNAVVVMITCVLAYFLQTDGVSPFVLTGNMTAGIPPIKLPDFSAPNIFQVLNSGIILIPLIGFLENVAIGKGFGRKGNYKIDSNQELIALGACNLGGSLLSAYPVTGSFSRSAINSQSGVRSPLAGLLTGSLVFISLVCLTPLFQYIPKSSLAAVIIYSVIFMVDYKIVPNLWRVRKLDLVTLFSTFFLSLLLGVEYGTLIGIGVDLLILLGPISRPGAKTRKVGSVTVIKLERGLNYPALNKVETILDEHVMFIDDANSVVFDFTHVADTDYSVVEALNNLLNDCKLLNVQIAFACVQHKVRMKLTRSKAPNIEKFMFETVEDAVKELTDEELISEEEIGMEVDEASDLNPTQRCKIQEKMIVETEA; from the exons atggaaacaaaaataaaagcacAAACAAAAATCAAGAAAAGTGTCAACTCATATTGTTCAAAAGAAAGATGGAAACACCGGTTTCCGATTATAACTTGGTTGCCACGGTATCAGAAAGACTGGATTATTAGTGACATCATAGCTGGACTAACAGTAGGACTTACAGTTCTTCCTCAAGGCTTAGCATACGCTAATATTGCTAAATTACCAATACAG CATGGTCTATATGCCGCAGCACTCGGTGGTTTTATCTACTGCATTCTGGGAATGTCACGTGACATAAGTATAGGTCCGACAGCCATCATGTCCCTCTTGGTCAGTGGATACGGTGTTGCATTGGCGGATGACCCAGAGACGAATGATCCAACTTACGCTATCCTTCTTGCTTTTTTCTGCGGGCTTATACAATTCGTCATGGGAGTATTTCACCTTG gtTTTGTTACAAATTTCATCTCAACTGTGGTGATATCTGGGTTCACTTCAGCCGCAGCTATCACCATTGGCTTTGGTCAGTTGAAGAATATATTTGGCGTCAAAATGGCGTCAGAGTCATTCTTTCACGATGTGAAGGAATTAGTTAAAGTCATCCCAGACATAAG AAAATGGGACACAATTTTAGGAATCTGTTGTATATTAGTTCTTGCTGTTTTGAGG TGCTGCAAACAATACAGTGACCGACAGACTAAGCACCTACAAGATACAATAATGCCTACTCGGAAAAAAGTAGTTCTGAAAATTATGTGGTTGATAGGAACAG cACGCAATGCTGTTGTTGTAATGATAACATGTGTATTGGCATACTTTTTACAAACTGACGGCGTAAGCCCATTTGTTCTTACTGGTAACATGACCGCTGGCATCCCACCAATCAAGCTTCCTGATTTCTCTGCTCCGAATATATTTCAG GTATTAAATTCTGGAATAATTTTAATCCCACTGATTGGATTTCTAGAAAATGTTGCAATTGGTAAAGGCTTTG GTCGTAAGGGGAACTACAAAATAGACTCGAACCAAGAACTAATTGCATTAG GTGCTTGTAATCTGGGAGGCTCTCTTTTATCAGCATACCCAGTCACTGGCAGTTTTTCaag GTCAGCCATCAACTCTCAAAGCGGAGTACGTTCACCTTTAGCAGGGCTCCTGACGGGCTCCCTCGTCTTCATCTCCCTCGTTTGTCTGACACCACTTTTTCAGTACATTCCAAAATCTTCACTAGCAGCTGTTATCATATACTCGGTCATCTTTATGGTTGATTATAAAATTGTTCCAAATCTTTGGCGTGTTCGGA AGTTGGATCTTGTCACACTTTTCTCCACATTCTTTTTGTCCTTGTTGTTGGGTGTAGAATACGGAACTTTGATTGGCATTGGTGTAGATCTTTTAATTTTACTAGGACCAATATCTCGTCCTGGTGCTAAA ACACGTAAAGTCGGTAGTGTTACTGTAATCAAACTAGAACGAGGTTTGAATTATCCCGCCCTCAATAAGGTTGAAACTATTTTGGATGAGCATGTGATGTTTATTGATGACGCTAACTCAGTTGTCTTTGACTTCACACATGTTGCTGACACCGATTACTCGGTCGTTGAG gCTCTTAACAATCTTTTAAATGACTGTAAGCTGCTAAATGTTCAAATTGCATTTGCATGCGTCCAA CACAAAGTTAGGATGAAGCTCACAAGGAGTAAAGCACCAAACATTGAAAAGTTCATGTTCGAAACTGTTGAGGATGCTGTGAAGGAATTGACGGATGAAGAACTGATCTCAGAGGAAGAGATTGGGATGGAAGTGGATGAAGCTTCAGATTTAAATCCTACACAAAGATGTAAAATACAAGAGAAAATGATAGTGGAAACGGAAGCTTAA